The following nucleotide sequence is from Nitrosopumilus adriaticus.
ATAAAAAATTCCAAAAGGCAGGAATTGAAATTATTGGAATTAGTCCAGACGATGTAGACTCTCACAAGAAATTCTGTGACAAAATGGGGATAAAATATCCATTATTGGCTGACGTAGATAAAGAGGTATCAAAGATGTTTGGTGTCTGGGGAAAGAAGAAATTCATGGGAAGAGAATACATGGGAGTTGCAAGAAGTACTTTTCTTGTAGATGAGAAAGGAAAGATTTTCAAAATTTATCCCAAAGTAAAACCTGCAGGACATTCAAAACAAGTTTTAGAGGATTTTTTAAATTAAAAAATAAGAAAAAGTTGTAGAAAGATTAGAAACCTTTTGGAAGTGTGCCTCTAGAAGATTTTGGTGCTTCAGGTTCTGGTTTTGGTTCAAATCCTTTTGGTAGTGCACCGCCTTTTTTACTAGATGCAGAGCTTGCCTCAGCTGCGGCTCTTGCTTCAGCTGCAAGTGATTCTTGGTAAGCTTTCTCTTGATCAATTCTTTCTTGTTCCATTCTTTTCAAGTAATCTTGTTCATATTCTTCGAGTTCTTGTTGTCGTGATTTGCCTTCATTTCCACCGGAACTGGTTTGTTGT
It contains:
- the bcp gene encoding thioredoxin-dependent thiol peroxidase translates to MISEGDPVPKFEVNDANGNKVNSSDFKGKKHAIYFYPKDFTPGCTTEADEFSKDYKKFQKAGIEIIGISPDDVDSHKKFCDKMGIKYPLLADVDKEVSKMFGVWGKKKFMGREYMGVARSTFLVDEKGKIFKIYPKVKPAGHSKQVLEDFLN